The following nucleotide sequence is from Citrus sinensis cultivar Valencia sweet orange chromosome 6, DVS_A1.0, whole genome shotgun sequence.
GATATTActcttacattttttttaaaaataaactaatataatatatgaatgaatataaatattgtttgtatattttaaaaataaatttattatttaaattgagATTTGTTATTActgtataataataaagataaattttataagggTACAATAGTCATTACACAATTATATATCCAATGCAAAGTTTTAAACTAATATCAGGGGCATTAGAgagtaattttgaaaactaagggataaatctaattttaatgtaaacGATAAGGGTGTGTAAAATTTCACTGATAAAGTTCTCCATTCGTTAGGtaataactaatttaaaattgttatcAATTAATATCAACCGTTGGATTCCAATTACAAGTGGCTGCTTTAAACGAATGAATTGTCTTGAACCGGGCAGCTCACCGACACTGGCACTGGCACCGACACCGACACCAAGAGACCAGTTGTGATTCACATTTCGAAATTGGCAGTTTGGCACCACACGATTGCGTAACTTTTATAACCGCTCAAGtttcaacaaattatttttaaattaattaaaaaaaggaaaaggaaaaggaaaaggaaaaggaaaagaaaaatacagagattggaaattttgtttttgaaattaaaaaaaaaaaaaagagaaaagaaatgaaaaagttagtgttaaaaaaagaaaaggacaaTTCAAaaagcctttaaaaaaaaagaagaaaaggacaATTCAAAAAGCTTTTAACGCATATAAGCTTTATCATTCGTATAAAATAGGTCTTATCCTTTTGCTTGGCTGGCATGGTGCTGCGAAATCAAAGGTCAGTAAGCAGTAATGGAAGATAACGAGCGCAGAGATGGCGGGAAGAAGGCGAGACTGGCCATAACGGAGCGGGCCAACATGATTAGTGTTCCCATGTCTCTAAACGCTGCCATCCGTCTCCACGTGCCGTATGCCATCTGGCAAGGTAGGGCCAGCACCCCTTTCTCCGCCTCCTGAATTGATtactataaataatattaaataaaataaaaataattaatattaaaaattatatttttattttttaatactcactattaattattttattttacttaatttttttttaaaattaaatataacaataaacctacaactaaaaaatattaaatgaaatgaaaataaataatattaaataatatttttatataaaaaataatattaaaaattaatttttaaataaaatatataatattaaaataaattttatgtttcaaGACTCATtctactaattaaataaaataaaattttaaacaatttaaatttatgtgttaaaaattttaatttttaatatttttatgtttttaataagtatcagaaaatataatattaaatatttaaataaacgaatcattactcttaaatttatctttttcattgAATCGCATGATCAAGAATTGAAACCATAAAAAAACACGTGGTACTTACAACTGTTGCAAAGTCGTTGagtcctttaaaaaaaaaaagaaaaggacaaGTCAAAAAGCCTTTAACGCATATGAGCTTTATCCTGCGTATAAAATAGGTCTTATCTTTTCGCTTGGCCGGCATGGTGCTGCGAAATCAAAGGTCAGTAAGCAGTAATGGAAGATAACGAGTGCAGAGATGGCGGGAAGAAGGTAAGACTGGCCATAATGGAGCTGGCCAACATGATAAGTGTTCCCATGTCTCTAACCGCTGCCATCCGTCTCCACGTACCGGATGCCATCTGGCAAGGTGGGGCCAATACCCCTCTCTCCGCCTCCCAGATCTTGACACGTATCCTCCCATCCGGCGGTGGGGACGCCGAGAACTTGCAACGTATCCTCCGCTTGCTCACCAGCTACGGCGTGTTCTCGGAGCATCGCGAGTTTGGAGGCGAAAGGAAGTACAGCCTCACCGAGATCGGGAAATCCCTCGTTACTGATGCCGAGGGTCTATCGTACGCGCCCTACGTGCTCCAGCATCACCAGGACGCGCTTATGAGCGCGTGGCCTTTGGTGCACGAGGCCGTTCTGGACCCAACTATTGAGCCATTTGTGAAAGTCCATGGCGAGCCGGCATATAGTTATTATGGGAAGAAGCCTGAAATGAACGGCTTGATGCGAAAAGCCATGTCGGGAGTGTCCGTGCCGTTCATGACGTCCGTTTTGGACGGTTACGATGGGTTCAAAGGTGTGAAGCGattggttgatgtgggtgggAGTGCAGGTGATTGCCTGAGGATGATATTACAGAAACATCCTTTTATATGTGAAGGGATCAATTTTGATTTGCCTGAGGTTGTTGCCGAAGCTCCAAGTATCCCTGGTGAGAAATCAGCTCAACGCCACtatcatcattttctttttctattattattattattattattattactactactactactaattggattaatttcaaattaactcctgaattgattatttttaagtaatctctttatttttggaaattttaatttaactttatttttgttaatcatactaaaaaatttcatcaacccattttcattttttttatattttgaataaaaatgagatagtttaaatttttttaaaataagagatttatttttttaaaaaaaaataatttacgaggaataatatgaaatttacCCTAAGTTATTCTTAATCAATCAAATAATTCTGTAGGAGTGACCCATATTGGTGGGGACATGTTTAAGTCCATTCCTGCCGCTGATGCTATCTTTATGAAGGTACATCATTTCTAATTTCTGctttttgatttgtaatattattcttttatattgCATCTTAAACATTCCTGTTAGTTATGTTATAGTTTTTGGAGAACTGTTTAAGCCACCCTTATCAAAACCTAAAATTAGTAAAAGCTCTCGGT
It contains:
- the LOC102612727 gene encoding nicotinate N-methyltransferase 1 translates to MEDNECRDGGKKVRLAIMELANMISVPMSLTAAIRLHVPDAIWQGGANTPLSASQILTRILPSGGGDAENLQRILRLLTSYGVFSEHREFGGERKYSLTEIGKSLVTDAEGLSYAPYVLQHHQDALMSAWPLVHEAVLDPTIEPFVKVHGEPAYSYYGKKPEMNGLMRKAMSGVSVPFMTSVLDGYDGFKGVKRLVDVGGSAGDCLRMILQKHPFICEGINFDLPEVVAEAPSIPGVTHIGGDMFKSIPAADAIFMKWVLTTWTDDECKLIMENCYKALPAGGKLIACEPVLPDDSNESQRTRALLEGDIFVMTIYRAKGKHRTEQEFKQLGLSAGFPHLRAFYVDYFHTLLEFQK